The DNA segment TTGTATTTTTGAGGTCTCCTCATCAAATCCCCACCAGAACTTTCTGAGCATTTGATTCAGCTTGTTAGAGATGGacaaaggaagaagaaacaTCCCTATGGTGTAAGTAGGGATGGCTTGCAAGACTGCTTTTAGAAGAACCTCTTTCCCAGCTGCAGAAAGGTGCTTTGTCTTCCAGTTGGCTATACGAGCCCAGGTTCTGTCTATGAGGGAGTGGAATGTGGCTACTTTTGATCTGCCCACCAATGCAGGAAGGCCCAGATACCTTTCAAAGGTCCCAGAAGATTTAATCCCTGCTACTTGCAATAACTGAATCTGTGTTGACTGGCTTGTATTCTTGCTAAAGAAGATAGATGATTTTTCCTTGTTCAAAACCTATCCAAATGCCTTCTCATACTGGCTAAGAATATTGAGTACACAGCTGAGTTCCTCAGGAGCTGCTTTGAAGAATAAGAGGCTATCATCTGTAAAGAAAATGTGGTTCACAGTGACAGGTCCTCTTCCAATTGGGACAGGTGTGAGGTTACCACAAAGCTCGGCTCTATTGAGGAGACAGGTAAGAGCTTCAGCACAAAGAATAAATAGGTAGGGGGACAAAGAGTCCCCCTGTCTAAGGCCCCTGGAAGGCCAGAAACACTACTAGGCTTCTCCATTTATGAGGACTGAATAGGACACTGAATTAAGGCAATTCTGGATGATGTTTGTCCAGTGGTTAGGGAATTCCATCTTTTTCATGATAGTTTCAATAAAGCTCCATTCaaccctatcataagccttatTCATGTCTAATTTGAGTGCCATGAAgccttttttccctttcattCTAGAGTTCATAGAGTGTAAAATTTCGTAAGCCACAATGGTGTTATCAGATATTAACCTGCCAGGCATAAAGGCACTCTGATTGTGAGAGATAAGTCTAGGGAGAATTACTTTCAATCTGTTGGCTATTGTTTTGGATATGATTTTGTACACTACATTACAGAGACTGATGGGTCTAAAATCAGTAACTCTTTTAGGGCTCTTGACTTTGGGAATTAGAGTAATGAGTGTGTCATTTAACTCAGAAATGGAACCACCATGATTAAGGGTTTGGAGGGCTAGCTTGTACACATCTTCACTCACTACTTCCCAGTGTTTTTGGTAAAAATGGGCTGGAAAACCACCGGGGCCAGGAGACCCCAATGGGTTCATTTGTACAACAGCAGCTCTGATCTCCTCTCTATTGAAGGGAATCATAAGCCAGGTCTTCATATCCCCTGCTAGCTTAGTATCCATGGCACTTAAACACTCATCAAAGTTAGAAGGCTGAGAAGTAgtaaagagagaagagaaataCCCTATGAAGACTGCCCCAATCTCTGTCTATTCAGTGATAGTTCTCCCATTTGGATCCTCTATTGCTTTGATAGTATTGGTTTTCCTCCTTTGGCTGGCTTGCATATGAAAGTACTTGGTATTTCTATCACCAAGTTTGAACCAGTGTTGCTTTGCCCTCTGCCGCCACTTTAAGTCATTCACTGTCAAGTTTTCCTCCACTTCCCTCTGAAGCTGTTTCATTTGGGCCAGGTGATCACCCGTGCCAGTTTCTTGGAGGTAACCAAGTCTTGCCATTCCTTTGTTGATTGCTGGTGGCGTTCCTGTTGCCTCTTGTTGTTCCAGTTCTGCAGGTCTCTTTGACAAATACCAAGTTTCTGCCTTAACTGTTTTACCTTTGTTTCTCCTCCTCCATCCTTCCTCCAGGCCTTGGCTATTGTCTTCAAATAGTCTTCTCTCATTTCCCAGGCCACTTCATATCTGAAAcagtttcctcttttctttccctTAAGGCCCTTTGTGTGCTTTTCAATTACTAGAGGGGAGTGGTCAGATTGAATTGCTGGAAGTGTAGTGCTCGAGCCACTCTTGAAAAGGTCACTCCATTCCTTATTAGCAAATGCTCTATCAATCATTTCCTTAATGAAAGCTTTTCCACCTCTATTGCTGGACCACGTGAACCTCAGTCCCTGTGAATGGATGTCATTAAGACCACAGTAATCTATAGCTCTTCTGAAAGTTTCAATTTGTCGATAAGGCCTACTTGCTTCTCCCACCTTTTCCTTTTGGTGCAAtatctcattaaagtcacctGCACAGAGCCAGGCCATGGGGTTAGGGGGTTTTAGCATTTGCAACAGTTGCCAGTTACTATTCCTCTTAGCCGATTCAGGGTGTCCATAGAAGCCGGTGAATTGCCAAGTTGGTCCAAGATCACCTTCTTGAATTAGTGCACTAATATGCCATCTTGTGTAGTTGATTATTTTGACCTGCCAAGTTTCCCTCCACAGTAATGCAATGCCTCCACTCATTCCTACACAGTCCACAGCAAAACAACCCTCCAACTTCAAACTTCTTCTAAACTCTTCAAGTCTCGATTTTCTGCTCTTAGTTTCCATAAGGAAGACTAAGTTGGGCCACTTGTCCTTAGTTAAGTTTCTAAGGACactaactgtccgagggttcccaagccttCGGCAGTTCCAAACAAGTATACTCATTGGGGCAGGCAGGGCTGGATACCAACCTCTGCCATTGCATCGTGGTTTTCCTTGTTATCCTCAATTCTCTTAGTTCTTTTTTCCCCAGGGACATTCTCATTCACCTTCCTCTTACACCCCCTCTTATAGCTAGTTCTCGAAGCCTGGTTTGAGATATCGGCCAACAGTTCTGCTGCATTCACTTCATTGTATGAACCTCCTTGTCTTGCAattcttttccatttcttaGCCTTGTTCTTCAAACTAGCCGTACCATGAGTCCTATATTCACCTTCTTCTTGCTAGTAAGCTGTCATCTTGCTAATACTAGAGTTCTTGATCTTAGGACCACCGTGCCCCACCCTAGACCCTTCCTTACTTTTAGCTgttgttttattcatttcacAATCTAGCATCAGTCCCTACTCCTCTAGGTGTTGTCAAGCCAGGTTCTATATCCATTTCCCCGTTAGGGCCCTGTGGTCTTTGAGAACTAGTTTTTACCCCTGCTACACTATTTCCCTAGACATGGACTACCTCATTGTGATCTAAAAGTTCACTTTTGACCTGAACTGATTTAGGGACATCTAGGAAAGGTCCAACATAGTTACCTTTATCCAAGCTTCCTTCATTTAACTGTTGTGTGCTGCAGGCTCGAAggtccttttccttcttttccgcTGGTAAACTTCCCTGTTGTCCTGACTTAGTCTGTTGATTGACAGCTTGAGGGCTTTGCCATGTCGCTTCTCTGACatcttcctctctttctctttgttgcttcccatgctgttttttttttttttccccaccgGAGCCACCATACTTACGGCTATCAAAGAAGTTTATGTTCCTCGGCTGCCCACGGAGCCAGGGCCCGAACTGTGTTGGAGCTTCCTCCTCACCTCGATGCTCAGGCCGCAGTCTGGTGCAATCTTTGCCTTTGTGAAAAAGTACCCCACACTGGAAACAGAAATTCTGCAGCCTTTCATACTTAAATGAAATCCAGTGCTTCTTCTCTCTAAACTTGATCCATTTCCCTCGTAGGAGAGGTTTATGAATGTCTACCGCTACCCTTACTCTTAAGGTTCTCCCCCATGCACGTCCATCTGCTTCAGTGTCCACTCGTATTACGTTTCCAATGGATTCCGCGAACTGTTCTCCAAGTTCTTCTGTCATGGTGGCTAGTGGCAGGTTGTGGAGTTGAACCCAGAAGGGTTCATACGCAAAATGTAGCTCATTTATTGAGGCTGTACCATCCACTTCTAGCATCGTGAGGAGGTGTCTGTCAAAAAACTAGGGACGACCACTAAGGACTTTCTCTTTGTCTGCCTGAGTTTGGAACTCGATCAGAAAACTCTGGTCTCCCAACTCTTTAAACCTGACCTAGCCTTCCAAACTCCATATTTGAGACATTGTGATTCTGAAAGCTTCACTATTGATTCCTTTTTCTGTCATTGCTCTACCGACTATATAATGTTGTCCTCTTCTTTTCTCCTCCACTGAAAAATCTTGTTTGATGTGAAAACAGGACTTTTCTTCCTCCGATAGGTGAAGTCTCTCCCATCTCTTTGCCAGCTCCTCTGCCTCCATGTAATTACGTTCAGCCGTGATATACGAAGAGCACTCGATACAGAAACTAAGTAACAAACTAAAAAACTCACAGGGTGTGAGACGTAAAGCCTTTGAGACCAAAGGCACTAAACAACCTCACACTTTCTCCTAAGGGAAAGGAAGGACTCCTTCGTATCCTTGTTTTTCGAATGGGTatcattagtctatttatactatagtataagtatattattttataataattagttcatactagtatatgaactTTGTTACTCATCACACTACAGACtacacttatttttaatttttttaattgtttttggtttcatttctcctaaactaattgagttattacactcatcatctatacaccacatatttggtaagggaaaaaaattaaaaattatgtatggtgtgtggtgtgtggatgataagtagaatctttttataaataaatacatatttttataatatatgtacaatATCATAGTTAGAAGGcaaagtcagagtcggagtcagCATAAAGTTGGAGTTGGATCGAAGTCGGTCCAATgactcctccgactccgactaaaaaatttaaaaaaaaaaatcaactccaAATCTATTTTGTCGGAGttagattttcaaatttttgttcaGCCCTAACGGTgtgtttgattttaaaataagaaattatatttctaGTCATATGGAGTGCAAGTTTCCCGCactccatataaaaaaaatgggtaAATAGTGGGATCCATAGGatcacatgaaaatattactGTTTTAGTGGTGGAtcctacttttttttcaaaagaaattgataGGGCTTGCACATTCTAAAATTGTATCTAGAATTACTCTTTTAAAATGGACAAACATCTTGTATTTTTTATCTACCGTAACAAATGATAAAATACtaagatgagaaatat comes from the Carya illinoinensis cultivar Pawnee chromosome 8, C.illinoinensisPawnee_v1, whole genome shotgun sequence genome and includes:
- the LOC122274529 gene encoding uncharacterized protein LOC122274529, with the protein product MSILVWNCRRLGNPRTVSVLRNLTKDKWPNLVFLMETKSRKSRLEEFRRSLKLEGCFAVDCVGMSGGIALLWRETWQVKIINYTRWHISALIQEGDLGPTWQFTGFYGHPESAKRNSNWQLLQMLKPPNPMAWLCAGDFNEILHQKEKVGEASRPYRQIETFRRAIDYCGLNDIHSQGLRFTWSSNRGGKAFIKEMIDRAFANKEWSDLFKSGSSTTLPAIQSDHSPLVIEKHTKGLKGKKRGNCFRYEVAWEMREDYLKTIAKAWRKDGGGETKVKQLRQKLGICQRDLQNWNNKRQQERHQQSTKEWQDLVTSKKLARPSNFDECLSAMDTKLAGDMKTWLMIPFNREEIRAAVVQMNPLGSPGPGGFPAHFYQKHWEVVSEDVYKLALQTLNHGGSISELNDTLITLIPKVKSPKRVTDFRPISLSLTCLLNRAELCGNLTPVPIGRGPVTVNHIFFTDDSLLFFKAAPEELSCVLNKEKSSIFFSKNTSQSTQIQLLQVAGIKSSGTFERYLGLPALVGRSKVATFHSLIDRTWARIANWKTKHLSAAGKEVLLKAVLQAIPTYTIGMFLLPLSISNKLNQMLRKFWWGFDEETSKIQWVNWDKISTEKGSGGLGFRDLRLFNLALLSKQGWRIIQNPSSLMAKVLKQKYFSRVDFTEAQMGSRPSFVWRSIKAGANLLKKGLMWRIGNGSKVNIWSDRWLPHSHNHMVLSTRDEDCWCEKVSDPIDPQRLEWEDSLLHELFNQHEVENIKTIPLSKGGREDRLVWEFTNNGLYTVKSGYHFIKELDREMEGETSDRNKNKLFWKAIWKLDTTPQTKMFLWRQKPQDMLHGGVVQPQMCGIKGEKRCKRCLITVTSSSICGSLWQLP
- the LOC122274531 gene encoding uncharacterized protein LOC122274531, yielding MLEVDGTASINELHFAYEPFWVQLHNLPLATMTEELGEQFAESIGNVIRVDTEADGRAWGRTLRVRVAVDIHKPLLRGKWIKFREKKHWISFKYERLQNFCFQCGVLFHKGKDCTRLRPEHRGEEEAPTQFGPWLRGQPRNINFFDSRQQGSLPAEKKEKDLRACSTQQLNEGSLDKGNYVGPFLDVPKSVQVKSELLDHNEQEEGEYRTHGTASLKNKAKKWKRIARQGGSYNEVNAAELLADISNQASRTSYKRGCKRKVNENVPGEKRTKRIEDNKENHDAMAEVGIQPCLPQ